In one Gossypium hirsutum isolate 1008001.06 chromosome D09, Gossypium_hirsutum_v2.1, whole genome shotgun sequence genomic region, the following are encoded:
- the LOC107892185 gene encoding transcription factor GTE8, whose protein sequence is MLTKCDRFAGEYYCGPYEPPGESEGSGSSGRIDMEITASEDSSALKRKCISLNPDKHGTFGVRTEVLSLSKLSQFERKDLMHRLRHELEQIRMLQKKVELQRTNGVTVSSSSDILSCSNGQILPQARDFQKSSMMASGPGKKGNPLSGKARAFNRTFSGKSESAKHASASNTSNMMLMKQCEGLLKRLMSHQYGWVFNQPVDVVKLNIPDYFTVIKQPMDLGTIKKKMASGAYASPLEFHDDVKLTFSNAMTYNPPGNDVHIMADTLNKFFEVRWKNIEKKLPVTGTQLVQSKAPSEDIETSKPMPPAKKRKTTSVTQEIIKEPVKRMMDEEKHNLGRQLESLLAEMPTHIIDFLREHSSNGTESGEEEIEIDIDDLSDDTLFTLKRLLDDYLQEKQKIQARGEPCEIELINESAPSNSSMQQGKGNDQVDEDVDIGGNEPPVSSYPPVEIEKDTDHRTTKSVSSSSSRDSDSGCSDSESDDAKPSGSMDAMKVQEAVDSGAQLDEKTSVDDLHKNQCMDGSDQLEQTSQRKPSSVESDSCQDGDNAPTERQISPEKLYRAALIKNRFADTILKAREKTLIQGDKGDPEKLRREREELEQQRKKEKARLQAEAKAAEDARRRAEAEAAAEARRKRELEREAARKALLEMEKTIEINENSTFLEDLEMLRAAPVDNLPSSVEGTCADHSVDGLGSFKFGSSNPLEQLGLYMKEDEEEEEGEPPSVPNPMNDAEEGEID, encoded by the exons ATGTTGACAAAGTGCGATAGGTTTGCAGGAGAGTATTATTGTGGCCCGTATGAGCCTCCTGGTGAATCAGAGGGATCTGGTAGCTCGGGAAGAATCGATATGGAGATTACTGCTTCAGAAGATTCAAGTGCACTGAAGAGAAAATGTATCAGTTTGAACCCTGATAAACATGGCACCTTTGGTGTCCGTACGGAAGTGTTATCACTGTCAAAATTGTCACAGTTTGAAAGAAAGGATTTGATGCATAGGTTGAGACATGAATTGGAGCAGATTCGGATGCTTCAGAAGAAAGTTGAGTTGCAAAGGACAAATGGGGTTACTGTGTCATCTTCCAGTGATATTCTTAGTTGCAGCAATGGACAAATTTTACCTCAGGCACGGGATTTTCAGAAATCATCCATGATGGCTTCTGGACCTGGGAAGAAAGGGAATCCTTTGAGTGGCAAGGCTCGTGCGTTTAATCGGACTTTTTCAGGAAAATCTGAGTCTGCAAAACATGCTTCAGCATCAAACACCTCAAATATGATGTTGATGAAGCAGTGTGAGGGTCTTCTAAAACGACTGATGAGCCATCAGTATGGGTGGGTCTTCAACCAACCGGTAGATGTAGTCAAGTTGAATATTCCAGATTACTTTACTGTTATAAAGCAGCCCATGGACCTAGGAACGATTAAAAAGAAGATGGCATCAGGGGCATATGCAAGCCCTTTGGAGTTTCATGATGATGTGAAGCTTACTTTCAGTAATGCAATGACCTATAATCCCCCTGGAAATGATGTCCACATTATGGCTGATACCCTTAACAAGTTTTTTGAGGTAAGGTGGAAAAACATTGAGAAGAAGTTACCAGTTACTGGTACCCAGTTGGTACAAAGTAAAGCTCCTTCTGAGGACATAGAGACTTCTAAGCCTATGCCTCCTGCAAAAAAGAGGAAGACAACCTCAGTGACCCAAGAAATTATAAAGGAACCTGTAAAGAGGATGATGGACGAGGAAAAACACAATCTAGGCAGACAACTGGAATCTTTGCTCGCAGAAATGCCTACACATATCATTGATTTCTTGAGAGAGCACAGTTCAAATGGAACCGAATCTGGAGaagaagaaattgagattgatatTGACGACCTCAGTGATGATACCTTGTTCACTTTGAAGAGACTTCTAGATGACTATTTGCAAGAGAAACAGAAAATCCAAGCAAGAGGTGAACCTTGTGAAATTGAG CTAATTAATGAATCTGCACCAAGTAATTCATCCATGCAACAAGGCAAAG GGAATGACCAAGTTGATGAGGATGTTGACATTGGGGGAAATGAGCCTCCTGTATCTAGCTATCCACCTGTGGAGATAGAGAAGGACACAGACCATAGAACCACAAAGTCTGTCAGTTCAAGCAGCTCTAGAG ATTCAGACTCTGGCTGTTCTGATAGTGAATCTGATGATGCTAAACCTTCAGGTTCCATGGATGCAATGAAG GTACAGGAAGCGGTAGATTCTGGGGCTCAATTAGATGAAAAAACAAGTGTTGACGATCTTCATAAGAATC AATGTATGGATGGGTCGGATCAGCTTGAGCAGACTTCTCAGCGAAAGCCAAGTTCTGTTGAGTCAGATAGTTGCCAAGATG GGGACAATGCTCCAACAGAGAGACAGATTTCTCCTGAGAAGCTCTATAGGGCTGCTTTAATTAAGAATAGATTTGCTGATACCATTCTAAAAGCTCGAGAAAAGACACTTATACAG GGTGACAAGGGGGACCCTGAAAAATTGCGTCGGGAGAGAGAGGAACTagaacaacaaaggaagaaag AAAAGGCACGGTTGCAAGCAGAAGCCAAGGCTGCTGAAGATGCTCGAAGACGAGCTGAAGCAGAAGCTGCAGCTGAGGCTAGACGGAAGAGGGAGCTTGAGCGAGAAGCAGCACGGAAGGCATTGCTGGAG ATGGAAAAGACGATAGAAATCAATGAGAATTCTACGTTTCTTGAAGACTTAGAAATGCTTAGAGCCGCCCCAGTCGATAATTTGCCAAGCTCAGTGGAGGGAACATGCGCGGATCACTCTGTAGATGGGTTGGGAAGTTTTAAGTTTGGGAGCAGCAACCCATTGGAACAGCTGGGGTTGTACATGAAGGAagatgaagaggaagaagaaggtGAGCCGCCCAGTGTCCCAAATCCTATGAATGATGCAGAGGAGGGTGAAATTGATTGA